From Rutidosis leptorrhynchoides isolate AG116_Rl617_1_P2 chromosome 3, CSIRO_AGI_Rlap_v1, whole genome shotgun sequence, a single genomic window includes:
- the LOC139897159 gene encoding U11/U12 small nuclear ribonucleoprotein 59 kDa protein → MNMMMRPMNPPQFQPVAPAPWLPPVPPVTSGFWNTTNVQGTLKELQNTIDLAESMEKELEMLIAIKCNGTENKANESVIEKFSKYLEKNRIQLDAQEKTSVEAANGLIMKLKNEIEPFKVVTDDKTPWEEKSAAVRLSNKIQKRKRNKLWRKRKRQRIGEMQAKERERFDQADQEADEWRCREIAKEIAKRKVEKMKEIAKQKAKEERRKLESELELVLIVEKLQELRSIRIQKLTKQGHFLPEEDNKFLERIRAAVEEEERQAMAAADTGAAKDAIATAEESRKVTGAAHEDQNNVKDGDKISHEKVTEVEAKQEPKVVGPAKGYDYSANLPIEFYHYYHGSSTDMGTLIEVRRTWDAYIRPGGSRIPGHWVQPPPPSDEVWASYLVKPQ, encoded by the exons ATGAATATGATGATGAGACCGATGAATCCACCGCAATTTCAGCCGGTTGCACCGGCTCCGTGGTTGCCACCTGTGCCGCCGGTAACCAGTGGTTTCTGGAACACAACAAATGTTCAAGGAACCCTAAAGGAATTACAGAATACTATTGATCTTGCAGAATCAAT GGAGAAAGAGTTAGAGATGCttattgcgataaaatgtaacggGACGGAAAATAAGGCAAATGAAAGTGTAATTGAAAAGTTTTCGAAGTATTTAGAGAAGAATAGGATACAGTTGGATGCGCAAGAGAAAACTTCGGTTGAAGCAGCAAATGGTTTAATAATGAAGCTGAAGAATGAGATTGAGCCGTTTAAGGTTGTAACTGATGATAAAACGCCATGGGAGGAGAAGTCTGCAGCAGTGAGATTATCGAATAAAATTCAGAAGCGTAAAAGAAACAAATTGTGGCGGAAAAGAAAGAGACAACGCATTGGTGAAATGCAGGCTAAG GAGCGTGAACGGTTTGACCAAGCTGACCAAGAAGCTGATGAATGGAGGTGTAGGGAGATCGCAAAGGAAATCGCAAAGCGTAAG GTTGAGAAGATGAAGGAAATTGCAAAGCAAAAGGCTAAAGAGGAGCGAAGGAAATTAGAATCAGAG CTGGAGCTAGTGTTGATTGTAGAGAAGTTGCAAGAATTACGTTCTATCAGGATCCAGAAATTAACAAAGCAAG GTCATTTTCTGCCCGAGGAGGACAACAAATTTCTTGAGAGAATTCGTGCTGCAGTTGAGGAAGAGGAGCGGCAAGCTATGGCGGCTGCCGATACAGGTGCCGCTAAGGATGCCATTGCAACTGCTGAAGAATCTAGGAAAGTAACAGGTGCTGCACATGAAGATCAAAACAATGTGAAAGATGGCGATAAGATTAGTCATGAAAAAGTAACCGAGGTTGAAGCAAAACAAGAACCCAAAGTTGTGGGTCCCGCCAAAGGATATGATTATTCAGCAAATTTACCTattgaattttatcattattatcatggaAGCAGTACTGATATGGGGACACTAATCGAG GTCAGACGAACATGGGATGCATATATAAGACCTGGTGGAag TCGGATACCAGGTCATTGGGTTCAACCGCCCCCACCAAGTGATGAAGTATGGGCATCCTACCTCGTGAAACCTCAATGA